The window CATCCAATAGAGAAGCTCCATTTTCAGAATAGCACATGTCCTGTTGAGAGAAAATGGAAGTTAGCACCAAGTACatcaatagtgaaaaaataataaagtTTTCAGAGTAGCTTACAAAATCAATTTGCACAAACATATGGAGATATTACATATCAGTTTTATACTTGAGCCTATGCCAAGAGACCAATTGCGTTAAATACTTTCTCAAATCAATCTGTAAACCCTGGCTGTAAATCACTGTAAAACAAACATAGCTCAATCATAATTTGCACAAAGAAAAAAAGAACCTGCAGCAAAGTAGGTCTAGGCGATGGCTAATGGTCTTTCGGCAAAAGGTCGATGGAGGCAACATTTTGTGTAACAACAACAAAAATTGAAGTTAAAACTCCAACAATTACCTTGTTCATACAATATTCCAGATTTTGCAAAGATGCAATCAGCATGGAGTTCAATGGAACATGGAGCGGTTATAACAATATAGTAAATAGTGGAGTGATAGATAATCTTGAAAAGCTAACAATAGGATGCATAAGCTACTGGATGGGCCCATAGTGGAGTGATCTGGATGTTTCTTCCAAGATTATTTTGTCGGCAAGAGCAGATCAAGGCTTTAATTACTTGCTAGCAGCTAGCTGCACAAACTAAAGATTCAGGCATACAGATCAAAGAAGCGCTTGTTTACCCAATTGCCAACAGCAGATCAAGGACTCAAGTAATTGCTAGCATTAAGTTAATCTGGGGCTTGCTATAGCGAGCTGCACCAACTACTTATTCAAAACGAAGAGGTGCTTGCTTCAGCCTATGCCAACACACAAATTTTCCAATCAAAGCGTTGCTTACTTGCTTGCATCAATTCAAACTGCTACTTGTTGCAGCTACTTTTACAAAGGAAATAAGATGGCAAAATAATATAAAGTTTCATCCTATAATTACAAGTGAACTCTGGTTGTAAATCAAATATAGCTACTATAGGACATGATCCACGCTTTCAACAATTCAAGTACGCTCTAGCAATTTTCTAGCTACAGAGTTGAATCCCCACCTTTGTGAAAAAAAACAATTCTTATAGAACCCATTTTATTACATAAAAAGTAACAATCTCAGCTCTGGTTCCTACTCTAAATCATTTTAATTACAAAGTTGAATACGACGACGACGACTTATTCCTACTCTCGAAGTTTCTCCAAAATCACGTCCTAAATGTTCTGAACTGGGAGAGCAAGAACTCAAATCGAACAAAAAGAGACATGTATTCCTCAAAAGAGAAATTTGAGGTGCTTCGCATTAATCCATATAGAAAAAGAGCAACAATTTAACAACCATTTGAAGGCACCGCCCATAACTTGCTCAGGCTACTGTATAGTGTGCATTGTTCTGGAGGCCATGATCCACCCACAACAGAATCCCCGACCTTTCTTGCCCCAAAACCAGACAGAATATTATGCACAAAATTATCCAAATTGCTACTAAAAGCTACCAGCCAATAGCAAGAAGAACATTAAAAAGTAAGTAATGATGGTCGATGGTAGAAAGGAACAATGCAACATTCCTGCATTACTATTACAGCCCCTCAAACTATAAGTCTTCAATGAAGAGTATAATCACCTGCAGCACAACTAAACATATAGATGTGACCAATCTTCATGCCCGCTGCGTGGAACTTCTTTAATTGGAGTCGGAGCTGCTCCCACAAATCTTCACAAAGCTCTTCAAAATTTTCATATGTTATGGTGCCCCTGTAAAAAAATGGCATGCATGTAAACATGTAGAACTTGCACATTTTTTCTGGTCATGATTTAAGATTAAATTTTCACTATATAATGAGAAGGGAGAGCTGAAAGCATGAGATGGGTAACAAGATCAACCATAACATAGCAAAACAGGCTTGTGGCAAATATAAAAAATGAAAAGCTAAGAAGCCAGCATGAATTAGTCTTGCAAGCTCCACACAATCATGAATACGCAAAGAAGATATCGTATAATATGGGTCACAAAACTCAAGATAGAATGTGAGCATGGGCACAAAATCACCTCACAAGAAGAATTTCTGTAACTCATGATTGCTATCATATTTTTATCATAGTAATGATGCTTTCTGAAGCAACCAAGCTAGGTGCATGAGTAACAGAGAGAATCAGTACCTCAGAGAATATTAGTACTTCGGAGCCATGTGCCTTTAACTTGGGAAGACATTTATCTAACAGAACCATCTTTTCCTGTAGAAAGGGAAGTAATTTTCCTCATCTCAAAGAAAAGAATCATTTTTTCCTGTAGAAAGCATCAAGCcttgaggaggcgcaccaaggacgATGCCCTTGAGCTGCTTCAGGACTCCAAGGAGACCGCTAATACTGCAGTCCGCACCACGGTAGGGGAGGGCCGATGCCGGTGGAATCGTTGGGACGCACGACAGACTCAAAAATTTACAAGTCACGtagttttacatatttttactcacTACTGGAATAAGCGAATCATGAAAATGTACTCAAAGACTAAAACTGAATTCTATACACCAAATATAATTTTCAGGATATTCTAGTTTATTTAAATTGTGTGCCGCAATCATCTCCGTCCTCATTGCCTCCTCTACATCTGCCAATGTCCTCGAATCCTTGGCGTCCATGGGGATCCAGTATGTCCTCCTCATCGCGTCCGGCCATCATGCCCAAGACCTGCTACATGTGCCATAGAGCTCCTGAAATTTCAAAATCAATTAAAAAAACTAAACATATATGTGGATTCAACAAAAGATGTCTTCGCTTGTGCTCTACGAATAAGTGATCGAGGTCTTGGCTGTTTTGTACAAAGAACACAAAGTCCTGGTAAATGATTTACAATAATGTAGCATGACGTTCAGCTTGTTTGGGCAAGTGATGTTCAGTTTGTTCAGTTTGATCTTACCAAAAAGATCAACGTAATTCAAGACATGGGAACTCAACCAAGAATACATTGGTGCCTATCAATACGTCCCAATTGGATTTTGCCTTAAATCAGTGCAGGGGTGGCAGGGGAGCGCATGTGTGTGTACCTTTGCGTGGTTGTGATAATCGGTTCAGACGAAGTAGTGTCCTCGCCGGCGTTACGGAGGAGGGCCTAGGTGGAGGAGCTGTGTTCCGTGGATAGCACACGCTCAGCCGTCAGGACAGCGCCCAGCCGGACCATCTTGGGACGACACAGGGAGACGGGGAGCAACTGCACGGCGGAAAAAATTGGGAGCCCAGCAACACATTGGAAATCCATCAAGAGTTGGCCTGCAGTGTTGGAGCATATAGTCAATGTTCTCAAGATTTTGCAGATTCAACTTCTGAAGCAAAATCATACAAAAAGTGAATCATTTTACACATTATGAACATTCAGAAGCAGATAACAAATGTATTATGCATCTGTTCACTGCTGCTAAAATTGTATCTAACTAATAGTTGAGTAAGTCACCAGAGAAGTTGTTATGTATATTGAACATGTACTCAAGCACTCATGAAAAATCTTCTATACAAAATTAATCAGGCAAGAGCATGCCCATGCCAGTGAATTCTCAGACGACCTGGAGGTTGCTATTGGCGACGGGCTGAACTTGTGAAGGGCATCTCTAGCAATTATCAACGACATGGCATACTTTTTTGCGAGGAGGAGAGGAATCCTGACACAAACCTGATCCGATGACCGGAGCCGCCGTCGGACCAGCAGCAGGTACCCACGCAGTCCCTATTCTCCCTTCTATTCTCTCCATCTCACCTCGTCTCCCTCCCTTGTATCTTCTTCCCAGAAGACCTAGTCGCCACAGCCatggagcaccgccgccgccggcctccactACGAACCGTCAGGATGGATCCCGACCTCCGCCACTTCCCCACCGTTCCCCGCCTGCAGGAACTCTGCCGCCGTCATCCTGCTACCGATCGGATCGGGGATCGGGAGCGCCGCCGCGGCCAGCCTCTACTACAAACCACCGGGATGGATCCCGACCTCCGCCACTTCCCCGCCGTTTCCCGCCTCCCGGATCTCTGCCGCCGTTTTCCTGCTCCCGATCGGGATCGGGAGCACCGCCGCACCAGCCCAGAAATCATTTTTTATTCCCTCACCAAGGACCGCGGGTTGAATCCCTAAAACCACAGGGTTTTATTTATAAATTTCCGAACGAAACGTTTTTCTCACTTAAGAAAGGATGGCGGGTTGAATTCTTAAAAATagagggacttttttgcaaaaacaaCGACGACGTACGGCCAGAAACAATCACTGGTTTATTAGTAGGGGTAtagagtatagatatagatatagagtatagatatagatatagatatagattttaACAACTAACAAAGTCCCGAACAATAATTGATGCGTTACGCGCCAGGTTTCACAATATAAGCAGTAGTATCATACTTGGAACAAGCTAACGAGGCTGGCGTAGTCCGCGCGTGACGCGGCAGGTCCCCGGTTCGAATCCCACCCGCGCGGCATTGTTTTTAGTTCCGCAAAGGGCATGTGCGTGATTAATAGTAGTGcaaggggcttttctgcaaaaaacataTGCCACCTGTTACCTGACAGGTGGGGCCACTCAGTCAGATACGTGGTCAGTCCTTGTTTATACGGCTGTCAGACCGTTTTGCAACGTTTAGAAGTGTGATAGTTCCCTGCAATTAACTCAAATTGGGATGAAAGGAAACAGTATGCCTACTAGTGCATGCAGCGTGAGGTGTCAGCCAACGTGGCGAGAAGCGGCTTCATAATAGACCACGTTAGTTGAACCCGATGAAAGAAGGGATTAGATAGTAATTAGCACCGATTTATTAGTGTATGGGGCGATTGTCTACTTGAGGGGTTAAGGACGTAAAATATCCCTAAGACGCTACTTTAGGGGCATATTCCTATCCACGCAGTCAGCCTTCAGTTTATTTTTGAAAAACTTTGTCAGAGGGGGGCAGAACAGCATGAGGCCCAGGAATATGGCTGGTCCGTGTCGGAAACATCTGGGCCGTGACAGTACTACTAGCAATAAATGCGGACGCTGGGTGAATTTTCCATTGATACGACACAGAATACGCGTAAGAATAGTGCGCAGGGTGGAGATCTTGAGAGGAAAGTGCGACCAGGATACTGGGTGCATCTGGGCTCGGGCACCGAAACAAATTTTCGAAGAAAATTATCCTACAGACATGATATGGACAACATTGTTGAACTCATTTCAACAAAAATGTTAGTACTTTATGTACATACTCAGAATGGTTTAGTTAGAAATCTTAACAAATATACTGATATAAATTACATGACCACTCTTATAGAATTGTAATTTATCAGCCTCTTGTTAGACTCATACGGCCTTACACACCGTAAGTATGATCTAAATAATACCAATTGCATAGCATACTACTTTTCCCTTATAGTAAGTACGTGAAAATCAAcaaagtatttcccatctgcgatAATTCGGTTACATGCCGAATCACCACTCCAACGTACGTCAGTGGGCCCTCACAACTAATTAGGGATCTATGTTAGGAATAACTATTCATCCGTCAATCATAAATAAATTGAGCCCCAAATAGGGGAGTTATAAACTTATGATCAGCCCGTGCGTTCATGCATCAGCAATAAGGACATTTTCTCGCattaggggggggggggaattagtACCACAAAGAATGCCAAGAAATAAGTCATTAAAATTCATTCCTTATGTCCACGTACTTAAGAATCTGAACTAGAAGTTCAGAGAATCAtatatttgcaacacattgcaaatctgCCACATACTTTACTGATGACAAAGGTGTCATTATATTTTATATTCTTGCAGTAAAATGTCAGAAAAAGAGGAGGTGCCTAATAAATCACTATTCTTCCCACGTGAGAGCGAGAAGGGGAGAAATCTGGCTACATGAGATATAATTTTCCACATGCTTCCACGGAAACAGAGGAAAGTAGATCCTCAGTAGTAAATGCAattcaacatcaagttgaaagacacctcataggatgctcatcatccaaagcccAGCATAGATGGGCACACTATTTTTAATGTTGGGACATCGATACACCTTGACTCCATTGTTGTAGGAAATCACAATGAGTTAAAAGGTACAAATACATTTCCACAAATTTCATCAATTCCACTAGAATCATATAACAAAAGACTATATTTGTCGACATATATTTCTTCGCAAAATTGCTAAAACCTTTTGGGCCCTCAACCAAAATCCATGGTAGAGTGCCTCTTGCATTCAAATTGGTTCACATAAAAGGAAGCAAGTTAGAGAAGAAAATCACTCGCTCAACAAAAGAGTTGTATTTACCGCAGTAATGCATACTCctttttttgaaataaaacaaaactTTATTCCTTAAAAATAACCAATACATCGTTTGTGAGGATGAGTACAATTTCATTGATAGGCTCCTCGAACCAATCTAAAGTTGAAGAAAATCTAGCTAATCTAGCAAGTTCATGtgctactctatttgcctctctattACAATGTTCGAATCTAGTCATGATAAAATCACATGCGTAGTGGAAGCAGTCGTTGAAAAATGCCGCGGCCACACCCGTTAACTGTCCTCCGTCCTGCATTGTCTCAATCACCTCTGGATTATCTTAGTTGATGATTAGGCGATTGCACCCTGCCCTTTGCGCTAGTGTTAGTCCAAATTTGAGGGCTAAAGCTTCTGCCATCAGAACATCCGCGCAATGGTCAATCTTTCCATTTCCTCCTGCAATAAACCTATCTTTGTCGTCTCGCAAAACCGCTCCCATCGTACCCTTCAGCATGTCCTGGTCAAAAGAGGCGTCAACATTGAGTTTCACGAAACCCGTAGGGGGACAATGCCAACCCCCCTTTTTCATGGACGTCTTTGAAGATGATGCATTTACAAAATTGTATGTGAGGGCTATGATCCCCATTGATATCTGAGTTGCATTCTGAGTTGTTTCCTTGTACACTAATTTCTGTCTCTCCCACCATAgataccaagctgaaatagctatcaTTTCTCGTACATTTTGGTACCCCATAATGCGCAAATCTTGATCTGAAAGAACTAAAAGGTATTCCAGTATCGCCTCTTCAGCACGATCAACCTCACAAGCTCTATCAATAATCTCATCTATTCCTAGCCTCTTCCAAACCCCCTTTGCTTTAGTACATAGGAAAAGCATGTGCTTAGTGTCTTCTAGCTTTAGTACATAGGAAAAGCATGTGCTTAGTGTCTTCTACACCCTGAGAGCAAGTAGGACAAAGGGGCGAGACATTTATGTGTTTATTAGCAAGTGTTGTCCGGCATGGTAGAGTGCCTTGTAACGTACACCATATAAAAATTTTGACTTTTGCCGGACAGGATAATTTCCCTATCTAACACCAAATAGGGTTAGGTGTGGTTCGCCCCATCCCGTTAGAGTGTTTTAGTTTACTCCCATACTGATCATTTCACTCCACGGAATAAGCAGACCGTACCAAGAACATACCATTTTTCGTATAACTCCAAGCAATGAAATTTAACATGTTATGTTGCGAAAGAGGGATTGTAAGAATCCATTGAGCGTCAATGGGCCACATAGTTTGTCTAATCAAATAGCACTCAGATATAAGGTTTCCAGCGAGAAGTACAAAGTCTAATAGTTTAGATCGGAAGTATACCCAGCGTTTGGATCATTAAAGTAATGATCCAAACATTCTTATATTTCTTTAAGAAGGGAGTATATATTATAGGAAAATTGAATTTTATTGTATATActtaaattaaaaataaataagaaaatgaGGTAACTAATACAATGTGTAAAATGATGAAACGTACGTATACTACGTAAAAATAGACTTCAACCCAACTTGCGCAGGGGCAGGTTGCGCTGGCCATTGGAATACACGCGTATTCGATTAGCATGAAGTGGATAAAGCAACGGGGTAAGGCGGGAGTATGTACTCCTACGAGAAACGGATAAGGCAGGGGCATATATAATACATCACCACACAGGTTCTGAGAACAGCTACTACAACCCTCTCTTATTCAACTATTCAAGTTGGGCATAACTTTACTACCAGGACATAGATGTGGCAGGCATTCTATATCACTCATGCCATCAGACGACACATCAGAAGATCCAAAGATAGTAATCTCTGCCTTGATAATGCAGCACGATTCTACAAGATAGCCTCTCTCTGGATTCATGAATGTCTCAAGTGGAATGAAGTCAGACCACCCCCAGTGGGATTTACCAGCAAACACCACGAGACCTGCATTACGACAAGGTAAGAACAGCAAACGAGACATGACAGTCAATTTATGGTGCGGCGATAGCAGCTAAGTAGAACTGAACCTGGGCATTTCCTGATGAAGTGTTTTCCATGTTTTTGGTCCAATATGGATAAAGTTAATTCAACCAACTTTCCATACTTATGAGGGAGCTTCTCTGAGCCATCAAGGTGCAAGTACAAGGAGAGGCAATTATTGCTGTACTGGTTACCTCGCGGATAGACACCAAAGTACCTGAAGAACAAATGAGAGGAAAACAAATAATGGAGGTACATCAGAAAAATGTGATTATGACGGCTTACATGTCAAGTGCAAAATCAAATACAACCAAGTTACCAGGATGAATACATCCATTATTTTGTCAACACATTGTAATAAGCAGCTGCATATATGTAAATGAACTTGGGAGTTGTTTGGCCACATGCTTTTATATGATCTGGTAAGTCACATACACTAAATTGTCTAATGATTCATGCATAAGATTTATACAAAGAGTTCTTAAAATAACTGAATCAGATGGGTACCAGTTTTGTCCATCAAGTTCAAATCTTGAACAAACGAATTTCATCATGCTCATTTCAAGAAAGTTATTTATCGTCACGCTGCAGGTCAATTTGATGAAATTATCTTTCTGGATGAAGAGGCTCTGAATTGTTGCAGCCTTCTGGATCGCAATTTCCTCCTTTTCAGGAAAAAGGGCATCAATTTTCAATATATCCACACCAAAGACACAGCAGTCATCAGCCAAAAAATCAGTTGAAACCAGTAGTTCTTTAAGTGGAATCAAGCATTCCTTCTTCGAGTTTATATGCTCATCATCAAAGTTGAAGGTAGCTGCATGTAGGTGAGGGTTAAAACATAGATAAAAAGGACTTATATAAGCGGCAAGCATAAAAATACAAACTTAAGATCATTCAGAGAGACTAGTTAATGCAACAAGCACTGATCATATTTCGAAATTATAGATTCAAATTTAGGGTCTGTTCAGAAGCCCTCCAGCTTCGCTGGATCCAGAAATCCAGCTTCAATTTCCGGATGCCAGCTTCTTCTACGAAAACTGGATCGACGAAAACTGTTCGGCACCCTCGCTCCAGCTTCTTGTAGGCGCCAGCAGGCCAAACTGCCTGGACGGGCTACTGGGCTAGAGCCCAGCCGGCTCAATAGATAAGGTGGCCTTAGGCCTGGTCGAACGCCGGAGGAGAGTGGCTGGCCTTGGCCCAGTTCAGAAGGAAAGGCAGTGATGTCTCCACGTAGCCTCGTCAAGAGAATAGAACATGACGTGAGAAGGGAGAGAGAAGGCAGCGAACCGGTATGCACCCTCAAGCCACTTGGCGGTGGCATCTGCCCGTAAATAAGGCCAACTCCAGGATTCCCGATTCCTGGGATCGCCAAAACAGCCGCTCCAGGTTTTTTGTACGTGAACACTGCTACGATCCTGGAAGCCAGCTTCTTGGAGCTGGGCCGTTCGGGCCAGCTTCGCTCGCTGATTTGCGGAATCTGGGAGCTGGCAGGCTACCGAACAGGCCCTTAACGATGGGTTTTAGATATCTGTACTACTGTACAATCCATAACCTTCGAATTTGAACTTGCCACCTCTTTCACTAAACTAAACAGTTCAAGAACATTATCAACTGTTGATTTATATGATGGATCTGTCTATGAAAACCCTCATTCCAGATCT is drawn from Triticum dicoccoides isolate Atlit2015 ecotype Zavitan chromosome 6B, WEW_v2.0, whole genome shotgun sequence and contains these coding sequences:
- the LOC119324104 gene encoding uncharacterized protein LOC119324104, with amino-acid sequence MGNSIAASSAPALLGDTHNPCFKWKVHNFSNLLQREEVSVNSAPFFCSGYKWFLQLTPLTKSYSAKPCVALSLGITRGSLGLEPGSVMAVVFELSIYNHSDHVHWGSKATFNFDDEHINSKKECLIPLKELLVSTDFLADDCCVFGVDILKIDALFPEKEEIAIQKAATIQSLFIQKDNFIKLTCSVTINNFLEMSMMKFVCSRFELDGQNWYFGVYPRGNQYSNNCLSLYLHLDGSEKLPHKYGKLVELTLSILDQKHGKHFIRKCPGLVVFAGKSHWGWSDFIPLETFMNPERGYLVESCCIIKAEITIFGSSDVSSDGMSDIECLPHLCPGSKVMPNLNS